The candidate division KSB1 bacterium region GCGGGAAGTGCAAGGCGTTGAGTCGGCTGCGGTCAGTCTGGCTAGCGAGCGCGCGCGGGTGCTGTACGATGAGAGCAAGGTGCAGGGACGTGCACTCGTCCGCGCGGTTGAACGGGCCGGGTACGGCGTCGTGCAGGAGGAGCTCACCGTCCGAGTGGGTGGCATGAGCTGCGCCATCTGCGCGAAAGCTATTGAGGGC contains the following coding sequences:
- a CDS encoding heavy-metal-associated domain-containing protein; its protein translation is MKELDLQLTGMTCAVCAKTVERALREVQGVESAAVSLASERARVLYDESKVQGRALVRAVERAGYGVVQEELTVRVGGMSCAICAKAIEG